A window of the Butyricimonas faecalis genome harbors these coding sequences:
- a CDS encoding hybrid sensor histidine kinase/response regulator, with protein sequence MNRNIPLQAKILFGYMMLMAVIISMAAILFHEHARLRKIEADTYEIRQARRDISEIHRNITVLASLGESVIAWEDEDYHAYQTRRLRVDSLLQMLQTNHSYIFGLSQIDTLQQLLADKETHLHQIMQVFHRQDKADSLLVNHLPEAARQATQTRTVVQKKKGIAGWFGGKETVQVPASSDKLRSLNEQLIALQAERIRNMENYTDSLRIRNRELNRKLFALLGNIRDHAQAAFRDREEQIAQAHQRSTSIITGLIIAAILLLVFSYLIIQKHLKRDSLLRKKMEGVIDRNNELLETRKNVILTISHDIRGPLNIIYGYVELAKDTRDRKRRNHHLENIETECKHILHLLNNLLDVYRLNESKETCNNVPFNLNDLLERIVTGFSHIANNKGIIFHHDSQNTDVVLCGDMDRISQIIDNLLTNAVKFTNAGMIQFNVRYENGMLYIEIKDTGIGMDQDTVSRIFRPFERLSSEANAEGFGLGLPITKGLVKLLGGSIDVESKIGHGSTFRVSLPLAVSNEKINSEASAVPQDRLPLPQRVLVIDNDTLQLEIAKEMLERNGVSCTTCSNAKELVNEMRRQDYDLLLSDIQMPETNGFEILALLRKSSIGNSHTIPIVAMTARGEGEKEAFIKGGFTDSIHKPFSMRELLDMVSSVVSRDVEESHTPDFATFTADVLDKRELLRTFIIQSEQNMADLQSAIKTGDIEKLHDIAHEIKPSLELLRADAPLVKLRTTLNDSACDMNTVNEQVKLLIGHISGLITEAEKEIKKMSDETEGTDS encoded by the coding sequence ATGAACAGAAACATACCCCTGCAAGCTAAAATCCTCTTCGGCTATATGATGTTAATGGCGGTCATCATCAGCATGGCCGCTATTCTTTTCCATGAACACGCACGCCTTCGGAAAATCGAGGCCGACACCTACGAAATCAGACAGGCACGCCGTGACATATCCGAGATACACCGCAACATCACGGTACTCGCCTCATTGGGCGAGAGCGTCATCGCTTGGGAGGATGAGGACTACCATGCCTACCAAACGAGACGGCTGAGGGTGGACAGCCTGCTGCAAATGCTGCAAACGAACCATAGCTACATATTCGGTCTGTCGCAGATAGATACCCTGCAACAGTTGTTGGCGGACAAGGAGACACACCTGCACCAAATCATGCAGGTGTTCCACCGGCAGGACAAAGCCGACAGCCTGCTGGTGAACCATCTGCCAGAAGCTGCAAGGCAAGCGACACAGACCCGTACCGTCGTGCAGAAGAAGAAAGGCATAGCCGGATGGTTCGGCGGCAAGGAAACGGTGCAAGTGCCCGCCTCGTCCGACAAGCTCCGCTCGCTGAACGAACAGCTTATCGCCCTGCAAGCGGAGCGGATACGCAACATGGAGAATTACACCGACAGCCTGCGCATCCGCAACAGGGAACTGAACCGCAAACTGTTCGCCCTGCTCGGTAACATCAGAGACCATGCACAAGCCGCCTTCCGGGACAGGGAAGAGCAGATAGCCCAAGCGCACCAACGCTCCACCTCCATCATCACCGGGCTGATCATCGCCGCCATCCTCCTGCTGGTGTTCTCGTACCTGATTATCCAGAAACATCTGAAACGGGATTCGCTGCTCAGGAAAAAGATGGAGGGTGTCATTGACCGGAATAATGAACTGCTGGAAACGCGTAAAAACGTCATACTTACTATCTCGCATGACATACGCGGCCCCCTGAACATCATTTACGGATATGTCGAACTGGCAAAAGATACCCGGGACAGGAAACGCAGGAATCACCATTTGGAAAATATCGAAACGGAGTGCAAACATATCCTGCACCTGCTGAACAATCTGCTGGACGTGTACCGCCTGAACGAGTCCAAGGAAACCTGCAACAATGTACCGTTCAACCTTAATGATCTGTTGGAACGTATTGTGACCGGATTTTCACATATTGCCAATAATAAGGGAATCATATTCCACCATGATTCCCAAAATACGGATGTCGTACTGTGCGGTGACATGGATCGTATCTCTCAAATTATAGACAATCTACTGACGAATGCTGTGAAGTTTACAAACGCCGGTATGATACAGTTCAATGTCCGATATGAAAATGGAATGCTTTATATAGAAATAAAGGATACGGGAATCGGTATGGATCAAGACACCGTTTCGCGTATCTTCCGTCCGTTTGAACGCCTGTCGTCTGAGGCGAATGCCGAAGGTTTCGGGTTGGGCTTGCCCATCACAAAAGGATTGGTCAAACTTTTAGGAGGCAGCATTGATGTGGAAAGTAAAATCGGGCATGGCAGCACATTTCGTGTATCCCTGCCGTTAGCGGTTTCCAATGAGAAAATCAATAGTGAAGCGTCGGCAGTTCCGCAAGACCGTCTGCCATTGCCACAGCGCGTACTTGTTATAGACAATGACACATTACAACTGGAAATAGCCAAGGAAATGCTTGAACGCAACGGAGTATCGTGTACCACCTGTTCCAATGCCAAAGAACTGGTCAATGAGATGCGCAGGCAGGATTACGACTTGCTGCTAAGCGACATACAGATGCCGGAAACCAACGGTTTTGAAATTCTGGCATTGCTTCGCAAATCCAGCATCGGAAATTCACACACAATTCCGATAGTAGCCATGACTGCACGAGGAGAAGGAGAAAAAGAGGCATTCATAAAGGGCGGATTCACGGACTCCATCCACAAGCCGTTTTCCATGAGAGAACTGTTGGATATGGTCTCTTCTGTGGTGTCACGCGATGTGGAAGAGTCACATACACCGGATTTTGCCACGTTCACGGCAGATGTGCTTGATAAAAGAGAACTGCTAAGAACTTTCATTATCCAGTCCGAACAAAATATGGCAGACTTGCAATCGGCAATAAAGACAGGGGACATTGAAAAGCTCCATGACATAGCCCACGAGATAAAGCCCTCGTTGGAGTTGTTACGGGCCGATGCTCCACTGGTAAAACTCCGCACCACGTTAAACGATTCTGCATGCGATATGAATACCGTCAATGAACAGGTGAAGCTGCTGATAGGACACATCTCCGGACTTATAACAGAAGCTGAAAAGGAAATAAAGAAAATGAGCGATGAAACAGAAGGTACTGATAGTTGA
- a CDS encoding sigma-54-dependent transcriptional regulator produces MKQKVLIVEDNISLSQRQKDWLEQAGYDVMTAMREPAARALIRKHRFDFILSDVRLPEGDGISLLEWLTKEKKDIPFIVTTEYGSIPDAVRAIKLGAKDYLPKPVHREHLLELAEEIFRPLATVRTKPKDLFRRTCPKILEVERYARIVAPSDMSVLILGANGTGKESVAQGIHANSGRDGKFVAVNCGALPRELAASLLFGHEKGAFTGADTAKNGYFDMAKGGTLFLDEIGTMPIDIQSMLLRVLQENTYTPIGSDRERMADVRIVAATNENLERAIKEGRFREDLYHRLAEMEIRMPSLAECADDILPLAEFFRERFSKELKKETKGFSKDAIYRLRSYRWPGNVRELQNRIKRAVLLTETPVLELPDLNADSQTDIRITEKTPDILPLKDENSEREAIANALQACNGHREQTARLLNVNSSTLYRKMKKYGIR; encoded by the coding sequence ATGAAACAGAAGGTACTGATAGTTGAAGACAATATAAGTTTGTCACAACGCCAGAAAGACTGGCTTGAACAGGCGGGGTACGATGTAATGACCGCCATGCGTGAACCGGCCGCACGTGCATTGATACGCAAGCATCGGTTCGACTTCATATTGTCCGATGTGCGCTTGCCTGAAGGTGACGGAATATCGCTTTTAGAGTGGCTCACAAAAGAGAAGAAAGACATTCCATTCATAGTGACAACGGAATACGGGTCTATACCGGATGCGGTACGCGCCATCAAGTTGGGGGCAAAAGACTATCTGCCCAAGCCGGTACACCGGGAACACCTGCTTGAACTGGCGGAAGAGATATTCCGTCCGCTCGCGACTGTCCGCACGAAACCGAAAGACCTGTTCAGACGTACCTGCCCTAAAATACTTGAGGTGGAGAGATACGCGAGGATAGTAGCCCCGTCGGATATGTCGGTGCTGATACTCGGTGCCAACGGTACCGGCAAGGAGTCCGTGGCACAGGGCATTCACGCGAACAGCGGACGTGACGGCAAGTTTGTAGCGGTCAATTGCGGAGCGTTGCCACGCGAACTTGCGGCATCCCTCCTGTTCGGACACGAGAAAGGCGCCTTCACCGGTGCGGATACGGCAAAGAACGGATATTTCGACATGGCAAAAGGCGGTACGCTCTTCCTGGATGAAATCGGCACGATGCCTATTGACATACAGTCCATGCTCCTTAGAGTGTTGCAGGAGAATACCTATACCCCTATCGGCAGCGACAGGGAGCGGATGGCAGACGTGCGGATTGTGGCGGCAACGAATGAAAATCTGGAACGGGCCATCAAGGAAGGACGATTCCGGGAAGACCTGTACCACCGTCTGGCAGAGATGGAAATCAGGATGCCATCTTTGGCCGAGTGTGCTGATGACATTTTGCCTTTGGCGGAATTTTTCCGTGAACGGTTTTCCAAAGAACTTAAGAAAGAGACAAAAGGCTTTTCAAAAGATGCCATATACCGACTTCGTTCTTATCGTTGGCCGGGCAATGTCAGGGAATTGCAGAACCGGATCAAACGGGCGGTGTTGCTTACGGAAACCCCTGTATTGGAGTTGCCGGACTTGAACGCAGACAGTCAGACTGATATTCGGATTACGGAGAAAACTCCGGACATATTGCCTTTGAAAGACGAAAACAGCGAGAGGGAAGCCATTGCAAATGCCCTTCAAGCGTGCAACGGGCATCGTGAACAGACCGCACGATTGTTGAATGTAAACTCTTCAACACTGTACCGGAAGATGAAGAAATACGGGATAAGATAA
- a CDS encoding helix-turn-helix domain-containing protein, whose protein sequence is MLQINSEMFAQIMERFDRIERALERMNKLKECLDGDTLLDNYDLCRLLGITKRTLARYRQKKLVTYYMIDGRTYYKASEVEAFLNQKGKSLPARFRHQPNV, encoded by the coding sequence ATGTTACAGATAAACAGCGAGATGTTCGCCCAAATCATGGAACGGTTCGACAGGATAGAGCGGGCATTGGAGCGTATGAACAAGCTGAAGGAATGCCTGGACGGCGACACGCTCTTGGACAACTACGACCTGTGCCGGCTGCTCGGCATCACCAAACGCACGCTGGCGCGTTACCGCCAGAAGAAGCTCGTGACCTATTACATGATTGACGGGAGAACCTACTACAAGGCATCCGAAGTGGAGGCGTTCCTCAACCAAAAGGGCAAGTCATTGCCGGCGAGGTTCAGACATCAGCCAAATGTTTAA
- a CDS encoding helix-turn-helix domain-containing protein: MEIICVDKQTFEELRVRFCDFEERMTRVCRPAEDLGLKNWLDNQEVCDVLRINKKTLQVYRNKGILPFSRIKNKLFYKPEDVQRLLDLNYHPLIKSRL; the protein is encoded by the coding sequence ATGGAAATAATATGTGTTGACAAACAGACTTTTGAAGAATTGCGTGTCCGGTTCTGTGATTTTGAGGAACGGATGACGCGGGTATGCCGTCCGGCCGAGGACCTCGGCTTGAAAAACTGGCTGGATAATCAGGAGGTGTGCGATGTGCTTCGCATCAACAAGAAGACACTACAGGTATATCGCAACAAAGGGATATTGCCTTTCAGCCGTATCAAGAACAAGCTGTTCTACAAGCCTGAAGACGTACAGAGATTGTTGGATTTGAATTATCACCCTTTAATAAAAAGCAGATTATGA
- a CDS encoding helix-turn-helix domain-containing protein produces MSYHFLDDKDPRIDVMFQGLEKMEKMLSVIEKMPKSLFNGERFLTDEELSKVLRVSRRTLQEYRTFGVVPYYMVQGKTLYKESDILKILEDSYKRCREEQRWV; encoded by the coding sequence ATGAGCTATCATTTCTTGGACGACAAAGACCCTCGGATCGACGTGATGTTTCAAGGGCTGGAAAAAATGGAGAAGATGCTCTCCGTGATTGAGAAGATGCCGAAATCCCTCTTTAACGGTGAGCGCTTCCTCACTGACGAGGAACTCTCCAAAGTCCTGCGGGTAAGCAGGCGCACATTGCAGGAGTACCGGACATTCGGGGTGGTTCCTTATTACATGGTGCAGGGCAAGACTCTGTATAAGGAATCGGATATTCTGAAGATACTGGAGGATTCCTACAAGCGTTGCCGGGAAGAACAACGATGGGTATAG
- a CDS encoding site-specific integrase, which yields MEKNIENQNIKRRSTFAVLFYINRTKVRKDGMCQLLCKVSIDAEWAQIGTKVSVNPSIWNPDKGRADGRSENAVTVNRAIDDLTDEITGHYDRIKNSLGFITAELVKNAVKGIGQKPLTLLALFREHNEEFKKRIGIDRIQETYDSYKRSYKHLSAFVQEKKGVEDVTLRSLDRAFYDDFELFLRTNRNQKPKTVHEHLYRLKKLTMRAVSQGTLRRDPYCRLHPELPKRKSRHMKLEDLKTLMTTPVEKPQLQFVRDMFIFSTFTGLAYADLKKLSVNDVTQAEDGTWWIHIHRQKTDTLSSVRLLDIPLQIIEKYRSQRTGDKVFNVYNRGYFITLTRELGQVYGFDLTYHQARHNFGTHITLSLGVPIETVSRMMGHNSISTTQLYAQVTDTKVDEDMKRLKSTGFGKQIQLCEEDFIVKKKRGRKSEMA from the coding sequence ATGGAAAAGAATATAGAAAACCAGAATATCAAGCGGCGTAGTACATTTGCCGTATTGTTCTATATAAACCGCACGAAAGTCCGCAAGGACGGAATGTGCCAGTTATTGTGCAAGGTAAGCATCGATGCCGAATGGGCACAGATAGGAACCAAAGTATCCGTCAATCCCTCTATTTGGAATCCCGACAAAGGACGCGCCGACGGACGGAGTGAAAATGCAGTTACGGTGAACCGCGCCATAGATGACCTGACAGACGAGATAACCGGACATTACGACAGGATAAAGAACAGTCTGGGGTTCATTACAGCGGAACTTGTCAAGAATGCAGTCAAAGGCATCGGGCAGAAACCACTTACCCTGCTTGCCTTGTTCAGGGAGCATAACGAGGAGTTCAAGAAGCGTATCGGGATAGACCGCATACAGGAAACATACGACTCCTACAAGCGTTCCTACAAGCACCTTTCCGCTTTTGTTCAGGAGAAGAAAGGCGTGGAGGACGTGACATTGAGAAGCCTTGACCGTGCGTTTTATGACGACTTCGAGTTGTTCCTGCGCACGAACCGCAACCAAAAACCCAAGACCGTACATGAACACCTGTACCGCCTGAAGAAGCTGACAATGCGGGCGGTCAGCCAGGGGACATTGCGCCGTGACCCTTACTGCCGCCTGCATCCCGAACTGCCAAAAAGAAAAAGCCGGCACATGAAATTGGAGGACTTGAAGACACTGATGACCACCCCGGTGGAGAAGCCTCAACTGCAATTCGTAAGGGATATGTTCATTTTCTCGACATTTACCGGATTGGCGTATGCGGACTTGAAAAAACTGTCGGTCAATGATGTCACGCAGGCTGAGGACGGCACATGGTGGATTCACATCCACAGGCAAAAGACGGATACGCTTTCGTCTGTCCGCCTGTTGGATATTCCCCTTCAAATCATCGAGAAATATCGTAGCCAAAGAACCGGGGACAAGGTATTCAATGTTTACAATCGTGGATATTTTATAACATTGACACGAGAGCTGGGACAGGTATATGGCTTTGATTTGACCTACCATCAGGCCAGGCATAATTTCGGGACCCACATCACCCTCTCGCTCGGTGTGCCGATAGAGACGGTCAGCCGCATGATGGGACACAACTCCATTTCCACCACCCAGCTGTATGCCCAAGTAACGGACACCAAAGTGGACGAGGATATGAAACGGCTAAAGTCCACAGGTTTCGGAAAACAGATACAGCTTTGCGAAGAAGATTTCATCGTCAAGAAAAAACGGGGAAGAAAGTCTGAAATGGCATAA
- a CDS encoding site-specific integrase: protein MNQANVKVSFYLKKSEADANGECPVMAKLNIGKYSEAAFSVKMKVPQSRWTSGRASGKSVTAKEINNRLDEIRAVALSIYNEQSAVRDGVTAEEVKSILLGMASGQETLLSYFRQFINNFEKRVGVNRTAKSLQAYRNAYRHIEKFLQEKYRLTDIPFSALDRSFIDKYDLYLRTERNLAPGTVINLTVQLKTIVGEAIADGIITVYPFMGYEPVRPKAVQKYLTDEELQRLMTTPLHRQTLYLVRDMFLFSCFTGISYRDMRSLTKENLSLAEDGTWWIKSARQKTKIEFEIPLLDLPLQILKKYSDAVSDNRLLPMYCNSNMNLYLKEIARICNINRPLVFHVARHTYATEITLSHGVPLETVSKMLGHSRIETTRIYAKVTDDKIDSDTRTLNRKISERFSVVI from the coding sequence ATGAATCAGGCAAATGTAAAGGTGTCGTTCTACCTGAAAAAGAGCGAGGCGGATGCCAATGGCGAATGTCCAGTAATGGCTAAGTTGAACATCGGAAAATACTCTGAAGCGGCATTCAGCGTGAAGATGAAAGTGCCGCAATCCCGATGGACTTCGGGGCGTGCGTCTGGCAAGAGTGTGACGGCAAAGGAAATCAACAACCGGCTGGATGAGATCCGTGCGGTGGCGTTGAGTATCTATAACGAGCAGTCTGCCGTCCGTGACGGTGTGACCGCTGAGGAAGTGAAAAGCATTTTGCTTGGAATGGCAAGCGGGCAGGAAACACTGTTGAGCTATTTCAGGCAATTCATCAACAACTTTGAAAAGCGAGTTGGAGTCAACCGCACAGCCAAAAGTTTGCAGGCATACCGCAATGCCTATAGGCACATTGAGAAGTTTCTGCAAGAAAAATACAGGCTAACGGATATTCCTTTCTCGGCATTGGACCGCTCCTTCATCGACAAATACGACCTGTACCTTCGTACCGAACGCAATCTCGCTCCCGGAACCGTCATCAACCTGACCGTCCAACTGAAAACCATCGTGGGTGAGGCTATCGCTGACGGTATCATTACCGTTTATCCGTTCATGGGTTACGAGCCGGTTCGTCCGAAAGCGGTGCAGAAGTATCTTACCGATGAAGAGCTGCAACGGCTTATGACCACTCCGCTCCATAGGCAGACACTTTACCTTGTCCGTGACATGTTCCTGTTTTCCTGCTTCACCGGCATTTCATACAGGGATATGCGCTCGCTGACAAAAGAAAACCTGTCGCTTGCGGAAGACGGCACATGGTGGATTAAAAGTGCCCGCCAGAAGACCAAGATAGAATTTGAAATCCCCTTGTTGGACTTGCCGTTACAGATTCTGAAAAAGTACAGTGATGCCGTTTCTGATAACAGGCTGCTACCGATGTATTGTAATTCCAACATGAATCTCTACCTGAAAGAGATTGCCCGGATTTGCAACATCAACCGTCCGCTGGTATTTCACGTGGCCAGGCACACCTACGCCACGGAAATCACCCTTTCGCATGGGGTTCCTCTTGAAACCGTCAGCAAAATGCTCGGACATAGCCGGATTGAAACCACACGTATTTACGCGAAAGTGACCGATGACAAGATTGATTCCGACACAAGGACTTTGAACCGGAAAATATCGGAACGTTTTTCCGTCGTGATTTGA
- a CDS encoding DUF2059 domain-containing protein has protein sequence MKKILFILVLVLGIGGVSVAQTAQTQPSKEYVVALKKMIVVSGSDATFRLLIPQMFAMMQQQLPNVPAEFWSEAEKEMTKTLVDDLAEMLAPIYHKRLTLSDLQEITKFYESPVGKKMAAAQPAIASESMAVGQQWGMKIAAKVEEALKAKGYL, from the coding sequence ATGAAAAAGATTTTATTTATCCTTGTTCTTGTTTTGGGTATAGGAGGTGTAAGTGTTGCTCAGACAGCACAAACTCAACCTTCTAAAGAATATGTTGTCGCATTGAAAAAAATGATCGTGGTTTCCGGGAGTGATGCAACATTCAGACTTCTTATCCCGCAAATGTTTGCCATGATGCAACAACAACTCCCGAATGTTCCCGCTGAATTTTGGAGTGAGGCTGAAAAAGAGATGACGAAGACATTGGTGGATGACTTGGCTGAAATGTTAGCTCCAATCTATCATAAACGCCTTACTTTATCCGATTTGCAGGAAATTACTAAATTTTACGAATCTCCTGTCGGGAAGAAAATGGCTGCCGCACAACCGGCAATCGCCTCTGAAAGTATGGCTGTCGGACAACAATGGGGAATGAAAATTGCAGCGAAGGTAGAGGAGGCGTTGAAGGCAAAAGGGTATTTGTAG
- a CDS encoding RNA polymerase sigma factor has protein sequence MNPSKVVLSEKDFEELFDLHFENLMGFVCSYVRDEEVAKDIVHDVFLTLWKNRNKLYSLYSLKTYLFNFAKNCALNYIKHQKVIENNERNIIELNENVTEELEYYEQCLSRLESKLSKLSEKQRLMLIAHFVDGETYKQIAEKFGISVNTAKTHVVRAINYLREELRDEMLFLFWLLAK, from the coding sequence ATGAATCCTAGCAAAGTGGTATTGTCTGAGAAAGATTTTGAAGAATTGTTTGATCTTCATTTTGAGAACTTGATGGGATTCGTATGTAGTTATGTGCGGGATGAAGAAGTGGCAAAAGATATTGTTCATGATGTTTTTTTGACGCTTTGGAAGAATAGAAACAAATTGTATTCATTATATTCCTTAAAGACGTACCTGTTTAATTTTGCAAAGAATTGTGCCCTGAATTATATAAAACATCAGAAAGTCATTGAAAATAATGAGCGTAATATCATTGAATTGAACGAGAATGTAACGGAGGAGTTGGAATACTATGAGCAATGTTTGTCCCGATTGGAGAGTAAATTATCGAAATTGTCTGAAAAACAACGTCTCATGTTAATAGCCCATTTCGTGGATGGAGAGACGTATAAACAAATTGCGGAAAAATTTGGCATAAGTGTGAACACTGCGAAGACTCATGTTGTTAGAGCGATTAACTATTTAAGGGAAGAATTACGAGATGAGATGTTATTCTTGTTCTGGTTGTTAGCAAAATAA